A window of Theropithecus gelada isolate Dixy chromosome 14, Tgel_1.0, whole genome shotgun sequence contains these coding sequences:
- the FAM89B gene encoding leucine repeat adapter protein 25 isoform X1, with amino-acid sequence MNGLPSAEAPGGASCALAGLPPLPRGLSGLLNANGGSWRELERVYSQRSRIHDELSRAARAPDGPRHAAGAANAGPAAGPRRPVNLDSALAALRKEMVGLRQLDMSLLCQLWGLYESIQDYKHLCQDLSFCQDLSSSLHSDSSYPPDAGLSDDEEPPDASLPPDPPPLTVPQTHNARDQWLQDAFHISL; translated from the exons ATGAACGGGCTGCCCTCGGCAGAGGCGCCGGGCGGGGCAAGCTGCGCCTTGGCCGGGCTCCCACCGCTGCCGCGCGGCCTCAGCGGCCTCCTTAATGCGAACGGGGGCTCGTGGCGGGAGCTGGAGCGCGTCTACAGCCAGCGCAGCCGCATCCACGACGAGCTGAGCCGCGCCGCCCGCGCCCCGGACGGGCCCCGCCACGCCGCCGGCGCCGCCAACGCGGGACCCGCAGCCGGCCCGCGTCGTCCTGTCAACCTCGACTCGGCACTGGCCGCGCTGCGCAAGGAGATG GTGGGGCTGCGGCAGTTGGACATGTCCCTGTTGTGCCAGCTGTGGGGCCTGTACGAGTCAATCCAGGACTACAAACACCTGTGTCAAGACCTGAGCTTCTGTCAGGACCTGTCATCCTCCCTCCATTCGGACAGCTCCTACCCACCGGATGCGGGCCTGTCTGACGATGAGGAGCCTCCCGATGCCAGCCTGCCTCCTGACCCACCACCCCTCACTGTGCCCCAGACGCACAATGCCCGTGACCAGTGGCTGCAGGATGCCTTCCACATCAGCCTCTGA
- the FAM89B gene encoding leucine repeat adapter protein 25 isoform X2, giving the protein MNGLPSAEAPGGASCALAGLPPLPRGLSGLLNANGGSWRELERVYSQRSRIHDELSRAARAPDGPRHAAGAANAGPAAGPRRPVNLDSALAALRKEMLWGLYESIQDYKHLCQDLSFCQDLSSSLHSDSSYPPDAGLSDDEEPPDASLPPDPPPLTVPQTHNARDQWLQDAFHISL; this is encoded by the exons ATGAACGGGCTGCCCTCGGCAGAGGCGCCGGGCGGGGCAAGCTGCGCCTTGGCCGGGCTCCCACCGCTGCCGCGCGGCCTCAGCGGCCTCCTTAATGCGAACGGGGGCTCGTGGCGGGAGCTGGAGCGCGTCTACAGCCAGCGCAGCCGCATCCACGACGAGCTGAGCCGCGCCGCCCGCGCCCCGGACGGGCCCCGCCACGCCGCCGGCGCCGCCAACGCGGGACCCGCAGCCGGCCCGCGTCGTCCTGTCAACCTCGACTCGGCACTGGCCGCGCTGCGCAAGGAGATG CTGTGGGGCCTGTACGAGTCAATCCAGGACTACAAACACCTGTGTCAAGACCTGAGCTTCTGTCAGGACCTGTCATCCTCCCTCCATTCGGACAGCTCCTACCCACCGGATGCGGGCCTGTCTGACGATGAGGAGCCTCCCGATGCCAGCCTGCCTCCTGACCCACCACCCCTCACTGTGCCCCAGACGCACAATGCCCGTGACCAGTGGCTGCAGGATGCCTTCCACATCAGCCTCTGA
- the FAM89B gene encoding leucine repeat adapter protein 25 isoform X3 — MNGLPSAEAPGGASCALAGLPPLPRGLSGLLNANGGSWRELERVYSQRSRIHDELSRAARAPDGPRHAAGAANAGPAAGPRRPVNLDSALAALRKEMLSAGGAAAVGHVPVVPAVGPVRVNPGLQTPVSRPELLSGPVILPPFGQLLPTGCGPV; from the exons ATGAACGGGCTGCCCTCGGCAGAGGCGCCGGGCGGGGCAAGCTGCGCCTTGGCCGGGCTCCCACCGCTGCCGCGCGGCCTCAGCGGCCTCCTTAATGCGAACGGGGGCTCGTGGCGGGAGCTGGAGCGCGTCTACAGCCAGCGCAGCCGCATCCACGACGAGCTGAGCCGCGCCGCCCGCGCCCCGGACGGGCCCCGCCACGCCGCCGGCGCCGCCAACGCGGGACCCGCAGCCGGCCCGCGTCGTCCTGTCAACCTCGACTCGGCACTGGCCGCGCTGCGCAAGGAGATG TTGTCTGCAGGTGGGGCTGCGGCAGTTGGACATGTCCCTGTTGTGCCAGCTGTGGGGCCTGTACGAGTCAATCCAGGACTACAAACACCTGTGTCAAGACCTGAGCTTCTGTCAGGACCTGTCATCCTCCCTCCATTCGGACAGCTCCTACCCACCGGATGCGGGCCTGTCTGA